ATTCCGCGTCCAATAGGTTCATTAAGTACGACTAACAGGAACATATAGATGCCCAAACGATACATCACATTTTTCGGGGCAGGTAATGATCCTCCAAATCAGAATAAGTCCATTCCGTGCTCTATCTATTTGCGTCGCTTACAAGTGTTCTAGTGGTCAACAGTAGTCTCGGTAATTCTCTTGACGAACACTCGTATTAATCATATGATGGCCACCACATGTTCCATATGGCATAACACACAAATGACTCTTCTATGAGACCTGACGCTCGAAAGCTTAAACATTGATCAAATGCTCGCACAAAATCAACTTGCCATTCATCAACCGAGCTCTGCGGTGAAATTCCAAAGACAATGGCATCAAGGAGGACCTGAAAATTCAGGTAGTCCCAATGTGAATCTGCAGATTCTACTGATGCCGAAAGAAATGGATGAATTTTCCCCTAAACAGTTACAGCTTCCGCATCTTAGAGAATTTACATTGAAGTCGCAAACAGATGTTAAAAACGGGAATTGAAGTCAACGATCTGCCTTCAGATTCGCATGACAGGTTAGGCTGTGAATGCCTCCATGCGAGAAGTATTCCGAGGTCTTTGTTTTCACGTCTAAAAATAGCCAATGCCTTTCATATCCCTTCGTGGTAGTGCTTCGGCATCGGTGGCTTTTCCAATAAACACGATACGGCCTGCATTAGTTAGACAAAGGATAAATGATGGATAACAACAATACAGAATAACTTGGAGGAGAAGTAATCCTGAAAGGGCAAAGATATCAATCTGACAGTCATAATATTTTGAAGAGTATCACGAGAGAGAACATTATAAAGATTGAATAAGAGGTTCAGGTACCGTTTCTGCGGATTGCAATCTCCCTTAAACGCCGAACAGTGCCAGATATGGGATCAGTGAATATTTTTGTCTCCAGAGTTCCCTCCAAGTATAAGATTGAGCTAGAGTAGGTCGATTATCAACATAAAAGGACATCAGATCAGACATCTCGTTAAATCGATATAGGGATACTCATTGTAGTCTGTCTCGAGCATGAGCTTGAGTCCAGAGACAGAAGTTTCATGGGAAACACAAAATGAGAAATGGCAATGACATACAGAGTATATAGAAGCTAAAGTTCATCGTCAAGAATCATTTCTATCATAACTCGCATTCTTCTTTGTTGATAATGGGAATGACTTCTTGAAGTCGTAGATTTTGTTTGCAAAAGATCGAACACGATAGCTGCAAATTACAATCATTTTCTCCTATATGTCGAACAATCAATAACAAGGCATTCAATTTCCCGGGTTAGTGATGAAAAAGGAGCGAACTTGCCACTGCGAGAAGGAATACTGAGGGCAGCAACAAATTTCAGACAAGTGATTAACTTTTTCAGAGAAGGCTAAGGCAATGAATTACGAGGAAAACTGAAATTCTCACCCGGGAATAGCATGCTTCATGACAATCTCCCCAACCTCTTTATTATAGACTGAGACCCGATGCCACTGCACAGAGCAGCGATTCGCATACTCTTTCGGATCCTCATTTTGCAGAGGCCTCCTGTTGTTACGAATGCCACCCGTGCCCACCGATAACAGAGCGACCTGTGTTCCACTCCTTAACTTCTTCAGTATTGGGGCTTGCCCGACCTGCCCCACTATTATCGCCTACAAGAGGATCGCAAAAGAAGATCCCACTAATCAGAAACAAAATGACAAGCTCCTAGCGCATCAATGAAAACGAAGATTCTCGCCATTAGCAGCTGAAATTTTGACCATCCACTCAGACAATTTCGTATAGAACAACTAAATAAGACTGAATTTCTGATTTTCAGTCACAAAGTTAAAGCTTTATGCAAGCATATGATCCTTTCTACATCCACCGCAGCTGAACCCAAGTTCCATTTTGgccaaaataatttcaaatgaCGGCTCGAAAGCACTCATGTTTTGTACGAGAGTGTGTACCTTGTAAATTCCAACGTCGAGGCCATTCTCGAGGGGCCGATCGTAGATAGTGCGCTGTCCGGCGGGAGCCTGCGACGAGGTCTGGGGCTCAGCGTCCGACTCGGGGCTAGCCTCGTCCGACTCGGGGGTCTCTAGGGACGAGCCCTTTGTGCAGAATGGGATGGTGAGGTTGAGGCCTTTGGTGGCCGGACGAAGAGAGAGGTGGAGCCTCCGGGCGAGGGCGGCCATTGAAGAAGCCATTGAAGCTATGAGAAATGGAGGTGAAAGGGTTTTGGGCTACGGTCTTAAACCCTAGTAGCAGCTCACAACCGAGTCATTTTTTGGTTAAGGAAACTAGGGGTGTAAATGGGTTGGTAAGGGTgaatttttggttttttcgaggacaaaaaataaagagaatatATGTTAAATTCAAAGAAACATAGGCCATTAATAGTCAATATAATGGTtcaaaacaacaataataaagtAAATAACAAGTCTAAATACTGCACTAATAAGAACATAGTCCAATATAAGTCAATGCAATCCACACTAGTAATAGCTTAATAACTCCAAAACCGATCAACGAATTTAATATTTAGGGTTTGTGAGGAGAtgaaagggaaaggaaatCGAAATCGTGAGTGAGGATGCAAAAGAAAGGTGAGAAAGGAAATGGCGATTGTCGATTTTTAAGTTTcgagttaaaaattttaaaatataaatatatgtacgTTTTTCTTTGTGAAGGAAATATACATTTTgaatatgtatattttattcGGGTGGGTACGGATATTGTTGGTTTACGTCGGTCGGTCTCCGATATTTTTCGGGTGAATTCTTTTGCCCCTAATACTCACCCAAAAGCTCTctccaatttttcaatttcggATTTTTTGGTTCGATTAGGGTCgaatttttcgatttttcggATTTCCAGACTTTTACTTACACTCCTAAAGGAAACGAGGGCCAAAGCCCGCATAACAAagtcattttcatttcattgtcTTTTCACTTTGGTACTTTGAGTATTCAGTATTTTAATTCAAGTAGTTTTTAGTACTTTCGCTATTCGCAATAGATAATATAAAACACTAAACACTtcaattgaaagaaaaaattactACAAAACACTTCTACTAATCatgaataacaaaaatattaaacatttaGATTGCAAGTATCAAGTGTGTTATCATGACTATTGTCAAATTAAATACACCATCTCTcataaattcattttctttctttataaaTGGACGGTAAATTATTAGtctaaaataagaaataaaactgTCATATCGATTAAAGGCAgttttagtttaattagaaTTTGGATTGCGTTTTGCATCAATTCTCGACAAAATCGGAATTCCCTAGTTTGTTTCTCATTCTAAAATTCTGAATTCGATGAGACACACATTCTCCATATCACCGTCCACTTTAGACACAACAATTTTGGAGCGTTTGATTTGCATAATGAAAACTTAGATGGATTAGAATTGACAGGATTTTGAATAATGGTGGATTACAATTGATATtttgattgaattttcatGCTTCGTCGGGCCTAGGATAGATAGAGATTTTGGGGAGAATCGAATATGAAAAGACCAAAGTGGATCAAAATATTgttgattttaaaaagaaatgaaatacTAATTctaagaaaacgaaaaagGAAGCAGCTTAGGCATCAAAACACTACCACAAAAGTTGGTGCCTCCCGTCAACCTCCACCGGCCTCTAACCGATCCGTCTCATCACAGTGAGGCCGGATCTAATCTCCCCACGACCATAACTGGTGAGATTTGGTTGTCGTGCGCTCAGAGAGAACCTTAGGCCATGACGGTCCACGACGGGCCTCCCCTTGAGCCCACGAGGCTCACGGTGGGCTCACGAGCTTCACTTGGCTCGTCCCAAGATGGCAAGATCGCCAGAGCCAACAGCGATTCGCGccgagaaaataaatatatttttctttcttaggATTTAATTCGATAATTATCCCTTTTTttgtttactttttttttcctttttagttttttattaagaaaataaagaaataccCCCAAGAAACCGCCTCCCAAATTCCCCCGACTGCTATAAAGGACCCGCTAATTTAATTTTCCTCCTCTCTCCCTCCGATTTCGCGATCAGTTCTCTGCTCCTCAGTCGGCGAGCagagagatagagatagatagagagagagagagagagagtaacCAGTAATGGCGTCACCGGTGACCGCCGGTTCGGCAGCCAGCTCCGCCGACTCGTACATAGGCAGCCTCTTGAGCATCGTGTCCAAGTCCGAGATGCGATACGAAGGCGTTCTCTACTACATCAACCCTCAAGACGCGACATTTGGCCTCAAGAACGGTTCTTCTCCCGATTCCTGCTCTTAATTTGTTTCTTCTGCTGTTGAGTGTCAATGTTTGTGATTTTCGTTTCTGATTTGTTCGAGTTCTGCAGTGGAAAATGATGCGTCCTCCGTTCTTGGTTTAGTGCTTGATTATCTGTTAATGGGGTAGAGTTTGAGGAGTGCTATTAGAGATACAAAGATTATGTGTATTAGGAGTAAAAGGACTAGGAATATTGCTGTTGAAATCTCCGTCGGCTCCTGTGAAAGATCGATGGCAACAAAGCTAGAGCCGGGAATCAAGATAAGCCTGCGTAAAATTCTTGATGCAGGCTATAATTTTGGGCAGTTCGTCTGTCAGCATAAAAGCCGGCGACTTGTTATTTTGCCCTGAATTTAAGCACTCTATGATTAATCTATTGCTATAGAAAAATGTGGATTATTGTCATTCATGTCTTTCAAAGAGAAATCTTCTTATTTGTTGCCTTAAATGTGTAGATCGTGTTTCAtgtgaataaaatatttctttccTATTATCACAAGACATGAATTAGTCACTTGATTGTAGCCTTGTGTTCGTGTGGCTGTGGATTCTGACTAACTGGGCTGTATGCAGTGAGATCGTTTGGAACAGAGGGACGAAGAAAAGATGGTCCACAAGTCCTTCCTGATGAAAGGGTTTTTGAATACATTCAATTCAGAGGGAGTGATATTAAGGTAGACACCCTCCTTACCCCGATAGTTAAGTTCTGATATACCCCCATAGCCAATCCATACTGACTAGTGTGATTTCTTATTCCCAGGATTTAAAGGTTTTGCCATCACCAACTCCCCAAGATACATCATCTGTATTTGATGATCCTGCCATCATACAGGTATTTGACCATATGTATGTCGAACATTGAAAAGATTTTAGATAATACACCCACTGATCTAAAGAACCACAAAGCCTTTTgagcttatttatttattttgctgcATGTTTTTGCAGTCTCATTACATCCCTCCTATGCCAAAATCTACAAGTGCTCCATATGCTGCTTCTGCGGGCATAGCAAATCTTACCTCCACTGGAGGACTTCAAACTTCAGTAGTTAAAGATAGCTTTCCTCTATTTCCGCCTGTGAACTTGGCATCAATCGGTACAATGCTGCCTCCACCAAGTGCACAAGTGAATGCAGGTGCTATGCTACCACATGCGCAAGGACTTGGGGGCCCCTCGGCAGGGATTACGTACTTACAACAGCAGTCGTTGGTTGGATCGCCACAAGGTTTGCCAGCTGTATATACCATGAAGCAGCAGTTGCAACATCCTGCCTTTAATTCGTCAATCCCCAGTAGCACATCAAACTTGAATGAATCCTCCCAGTCCTTCATGCTGCCTGTGACTCTTGGAGCACTGATCTCAACACCAAATTTGATCACTTCATCGGCTTTTCCATCGAATTCTGCCTCATTGAATTCTCTTGTAACTCGTAATGCAGTCTCAGATAGTAGGCCTGGCAGTCTTTCAACAGTCGCATTAAATCCCATGTTGCCATCTCTGTCTCCAATGACTGCTACTCTTTTGGAAAGAAGCCCCATTATACCTCAAATTATTGACAAATCAAACTTGGTTATAGCTTCAGGTTCGCAAAAGGAAAGTATTCCTGGAACTTTGCCTTCTGTTGATGGACCTTCGACCACAAGTAATACGGAGGAATTGAAACCATCTGTTGTAGTCCCAGGTCAGTTTTTGCAGACTGCGCCTACTAACTCATTGTCACGTTCTACTGAAAGTGTTCGTGAAGATGTGGAGGTGGTGAAAGTCTTGACCTCAGAATCACGTCAAACATCCTCAAAAAATGATAAGGCACCAATTTTGCAGCTGCAAACAGCATCTGCCACAGAGGTAGTTCAATATTGCCATCTACTTTCTTCACATATATGACAGTTCTTTAAAGTTAATACAATCGACATGGATTAACAAAAAGCATATGAATATTAAGTTGTTTTTAGTCTTGCATTTGCTGGCTCCTTTTTGTTGGTGAAACTGTTCATCTGCAGAGAAAGGGATTTTTCAGAAAGCACTTGTTCACCTTTTCTTCCTGTTTGTGAGTTACTTAGATTTGTTCACGCCACTTCCATCAGATTGCTACTACACTTTGCTGTAATCTGGAATAGAAGATAATCTTCAAAAGCTTTTAGAGATCTTTGTCACATTCTTTGATTTGCAAACATGGAGAAAATTGTTCGTGAAAATGGAAATTGATTGGATGAAATTTTATCCGTTACAGGACTAATACTCTCTCTTTTATTTCCTGCACAAGGATATTAACAAGTTCCGTGATAGTAAGAAACCTCACCAAAGGGGAAGAGGAGACACGGTAAAGATTGTTCCTTCTTCAGCTCTTTAACTTGCACTCCTCGTTTTGCGATGCCAAtggaatttatttttctgcttctTCTGATCTATTAATACATCTTGTTTCAGAAAAGTGGGGCTAATGCACCAATTCGTAAATATGTCAAAAGTGGTACGGGGCAGATAGAGAAGAAGGTAATGTGTGCATCtttaaatatatgtttttctttatttgagtttttttcCTCCGTTAGTAACCAATCATGTTACTTCATTTTGCATCTTTCAGATAGATGGGGCTTATACACGTGCGAGCCAAATTAGAATTGGCAGTTCTAAGGAAAGAGGACAGAAGGTACCATTTTGTTTTATCTCACAGTTTTCAAACTCTTACCATGATaagacaaatttttttttttttgtcacacAAGTTTCACTTCATTTCAGAAGGATGCAACTGATCCAAAAACTCAAGAAAGTATGAGAGGCAGTCCAAGGGAAGGGGGAAAGAAGGTAATACTTTGTTGTTCTCCCTAGTTCTGCAGTTACATATAGCtggtttatttttttagttcgTGACCTGAAATTTCTGTTGCTCTAGTATTCCTTTTCATATCGGAGTAACATAAGAAGTTCACAAAGTCATAAGAATGGAGAAAGCTGTGCACAGGAAAGCAGAAAGAAGGTAATATAAAGGATatcttaaatatattacaGATATGTTTTGGCTGggatttatttaatcattttctttcgtattttgatttcttttttcctcatTACTTTTTGCATGTAGTTGAGTGGAGCTGCTTCTCGCAGTGGCACTGGTGGTAGAGGAAGGGGTCGCGGGAGAGTAGCCACTGTGGTAAGACTGTTCTTTCATTCAGAGGGATGTTTAGACAATTTAGCTTCTTTGAGTTCGTACAAATAATAGTTGattataaatattgaaaaatggCTTTCTCTGATTAACAACAGTCAGATTTAAGCGGTCATTATAATGTTGATGTGAAATTTCTCCTCATTTGTCAGGTTTAATCAAAGGTAAAACGACATTATTATTGATCTCGTATGTCTATGTCAAACAGATTCCCCGTGCCACCAAATTTACTgaggattttgattttgaggcTATGAACGAAAAATTCAACAAGGATGAATTATGGGGTGATCTCGGTAAAAACAAGAAAGATCAATTGAAAGGCAAAGCCAATGCAGGAGAGCATGAAGCAGCCAAAAGTGAAGGTTCAGCAACAGCCATGAATTTGGACATAAAGGTGATATCAATGCTATTCTTCTGCACAGAATTTTATTGATCAAGTTATTCTCTTTGTTATtgctgaaaatatatatatcttcctTGTTTACTAAATGCTATGTTTGTATCCCACACAGCCTGTGTATGTCAAGGACGACTTTTTTGATTCACTTTCAAGTGATCAACCCAATCGGAAGTTAATTGAACAGAGAAAAATAGACAAAGAGGTATCACTTTCAAATGAACTCTTGAATTATTATCCTGTTCAATGTGTTGGAATAGAATGGAGTTTCTATTCCATTCCATTATTTCATCGTTTGGTCATTCCAAAATGGTtaaatgattgtgttatttcCTGTTGTGCTCTTCTTGCTGTCTCAGACTTTTGGTGACCTCAAGATAGTTCGAGGGAATCGCAGGACCCAGAGAGTGGCTGGAGGCTCCCAGTCCAGGGGTTCTAATGATGGAAGAGGACGACACTATGCAGGACAGGGAAGAGGAAAGGTGCAGGCTGTGTGGACTCAGGTCACCTAGGTGACTCTTCTTGGACTATTGTCTTTAGATTTTCTGGTAGTCAGTCGAGCGTCCGAGGCCTGTGTTCTTTCTAGCTCGGAGAAATGTGAGTAATATGCAGAAAGAATGCAAACTTTTGGTCTGGATTCACTGATGTCACCGATGGCTTCATCGCACAAGTTGTAAAGGGAAGTTGAATTCTAGATGGCTGAGAAATGAGTAGTTTCGCCGGAGAGCCTTGGACGGTTTGGCAAAATTCCGAGACCAATTCGAGTCTTTCTACGTGTTTGTGTCTTCGAGTTGAGATGCATCAAATCTTCTCCTGAATTCGCCTTAATCCACTCTGCACTCATCTTTTATAGCTGGTAAGACAGGGAcccacagatatatatatatatatacatataactCGCACTATTTTATATGCATACATTATATTCGAAGTAAATGTTGGGTTAGGTGCTTAAATTGCCGAAAGTATATATTTGTGGGGTCAAAGAATAAATACTTTTGCAGTTTGGAAATtaacaaatattattataaaatgaataaataaatgctTTTTTTGTATGCATTTATTatacaaagaagaaaaaactaTACAATCGAATCTTTAAGTTTAAatgcttttctattttaatcctttttattttatatttttttctcgttTAAATTTTATACCTTTAAATACTTTTTCGTTTCagtccttttcatttttcttggtTCGTTTTCACTCAATATCTTTGATTAcctttctattttcatcattttatcaatttttttattagaaaatattttaatattaattttcaatcttttaaagttattattttatctcaactcttttttgttcaatttttcttaatattaaacGTTTTGTTTCTTATATTTCTACCTCACAAATTCCCATAAAAATGTCCATACGTcacttttgaaatttaataagattattattttaatttcaaaaaataaataaaatatattaaaaataataaaagaaaaattgtgaaTCTACTCGAGAGAATGAGCAGGAGCAAGCATTTATGACACGAGTAGTCTTGACAAAGGCAATAGCTGTTTGTATTGAGAGAATTGGTACTCAAAATTTGTGAgtaaagaaatggaaaaatatagGAAAGATAAAGGCGGTTATGATTCGATAACTACCAATCATACCTGTGTAGTTAGTAGTGAGACACTAAGTAGGGACACAGTAAAACTTTATGCAAGAAATGATGTTGCAAAGTGTAATCGTGGATG
Above is a window of Punica granatum isolate Tunisia-2019 chromosome 7, ASM765513v2, whole genome shotgun sequence DNA encoding:
- the LOC116212692 gene encoding single-stranded DNA-binding protein, mitochondrial, translated to MASSMAALARRLHLSLRPATKGLNLTIPFCTKGSSLETPESDEASPESDAEPQTSSQAPAGQRTIYDRPLENGLDVGIYKAIIVGQVGQAPILKKLRSGTQVALLSVGTGGIRNNRRPLQNEDPKEYANRCSVQWHRVSVYNKEVGEIVMKHAIPGSILYLEGTLETKIFTDPISGTVRRLREIAIRRNGRIVFIGKATDAEALPRRDMKGIGYF
- the LOC116215351 gene encoding protein LSM14 homolog B-B-like produces the protein MASPVTAGSAASSADSYIGSLLSIVSKSEMRYEGVLYYINPQDATFGLKNVRSFGTEGRRKDGPQVLPDERVFEYIQFRGSDIKDLKVLPSPTPQDTSSVFDDPAIIQSHYIPPMPKSTSAPYAASAGIANLTSTGGLQTSVVKDSFPLFPPVNLASIGTMLPPPSAQVNAGAMLPHAQGLGGPSAGITYLQQQSLVGSPQGLPAVYTMKQQLQHPAFNSSIPSSTSNLNESSQSFMLPVTLGALISTPNLITSSAFPSNSASLNSLVTRNAVSDSRPGSLSTVALNPMLPSLSPMTATLLERSPIIPQIIDKSNLVIASGSQKESIPGTLPSVDGPSTTSNTEELKPSVVVPGQFLQTAPTNSLSRSTESVREDVEVVKVLTSESRQTSSKNDKAPILQLQTASATEDINKFRDSKKPHQRGRGDTKSGANAPIRKYVKSGTGQIEKKIDGAYTRASQIRIGSSKERGQKKDATDPKTQESMRGSPREGGKKYSFSYRSNIRSSQSHKNGESCAQESRKKLSGAASRSGTGGRGRGRGRVATVIPRATKFTEDFDFEAMNEKFNKDELWGDLGKNKKDQLKGKANAGEHEAAKSEGSATAMNLDIKPVYVKDDFFDSLSSDQPNRKLIEQRKIDKETFGDLKIVRGNRRTQRVAGGSQSRGSNDGRGRHYAGQGRGKVQAVWTQVT